The following nucleotide sequence is from Trifolium pratense cultivar HEN17-A07 linkage group LG2, ARS_RC_1.1, whole genome shotgun sequence.
TTGTCTCAATGCTACCATTCCTCAGCGTGAGTAGAGTGTGTTAAGAGTAGGtctgaaaataattttataagtgGGTGTTAGGACTGTTCATGGTTCCGTTCAGACAGAAAACTAAACCGAACCATAACAATGTTTCAGAAGAACCGAACCGAAATGCTATAGTCTTCTCCGAACCGAACTGAACTGGATTAATGGTTCGGTGAACCGGTTCTTAGTTTCGAACTGAACTAAACTGTTGTCATACAGTTTTTTCCCGAACCATTGTTTTGGGTGAACCGAACTGTGTTTAAGAAATCCTTATGTTGCTAGTAATAATATAACATCATATTTAAAGCTTTACCACAAGATGTATTCTGGCCTTCTATGATGCTTGAATTACATTTGGACTGTAACTCTATTCTATTTTAGTTGACTGAAAGTTTTTCATGCAAATGTTATCACAAAGCTGCCATATTCTGTGTTTTTGGTATGTTATGAAGACTTGTTCTCTCCATATGCAAGTATTGGGTATGTTATGAAGACTGATTTACTAACTCTTCCTTTGTACAAACCGAATTTTCCAAGATCCGTGATTGACAATACTGATAATGAAAAGTAATAACCTGACTTACCTATGATGGCCTGTGGTTTGTTACTGGAACTTTCTGTCTTGAAGTTTATATGTGTCTACTTGGGATTGTTGACCTTCGTTCTGTTGTCATTGGCTTACCTAAAGATCTATGATCTATCCAGGGACATGGCTTCCATTAGAGTTTTTTACTTTGAGAAATGTGGTAAGATGTAGTTTGCTTACCAAATAATCAATAATTCTTACAAGGGGATTGAACCGAATGGGAGCTAAGAGCCCTCCCTCGTGCGTGGCCTTCACGCATCAATTCGGCTGCAAGTTGCTGCGTGGCCTTCACGCCCGCGTCGCCTCTCCTCAGGTCTCCTTCGTTCCCTTTTCGTTCTGTAAGCTTTTCGCGTTCTCCTTTTGGGTTCGTCTGGATTCGGCGGAAAGGTTTGTGCAGAAAACTTTCGATTTCTATCTCCTTTTCAATTTCCTTTTTGATCTCCTTTTCAATTTCCTTTTCGATTTCCTTTGTCTCCTTTTTGATATATATGGATGGGTTTgggtttcattttcattcattcgctttctctctctctctctctctctctctctctctctctctctctctctctctctctctctctctctttctttgttgtttgttttgggGTTGTCTCAGATGGCTGGTAGGTTTGTCTCAGACTGGTTGCAAGGATTTGGGAGGTAACTGGTTATCTGAGTTCGTCTTGATTCCAAGGTTTATTTTCTTGCtttatttattgatgattttttatttattgttcgGTTTTGGGATTGTGGTTGATTCATGTGTTTTCCTGTTGGCTTGATCATGATTTTGTTCCATTTTTTGTACTATGCAGTGCCGGGAAGAACTTCTTGGCGTTTCAAGGTCAGGGTTACAAGGATTTGGGAGGTGACTGGTTATCTGAGGGAATGGTTCTTCTTGATGCTAAGgtttgtttcttgttttattgttgatttatggttcatttattgttgatttttgtgTTTCTTTGTTATGCTGTGTTGTGTGGGATTTTTGTTATTCTTTTTGCTTTGTTGTGGTGGTGATTTCGTTTTTTACATATTGTTTGAGATTTTTGTTATTCgatcttttttgtttgttgtggTGGTGATTTCGTTTTTCAAATTCTAGGGTGGAAAAATTCACACTACTGTTCGGAAGCAGCTGCTATACCTGTTTCAGAGGAAGTTGGAGGAAAGACTTGTCTATGTTTTGTTTGTGGTTGATGCCAAGGTGTGtattgtttttacaatttttatccttatttattctttctccttctcattagattttgtgtgttttggttgtttggtCGTTTAATTGAAGGGtttatttgtgatttttatttcttttgcagGATTTGATATTAATTCTTTGTTTCATTTCAAggtttgaatttatttcttgttttatttgttattctattttgtatattttgtatCTTGTTTCTTTTTCATCTAACAATGGAGTTATTTCATTGatttaaatcaaaatttgatTCAACCCTTTGTTTAGTTACATGTTGTATTGTATTTGCTGTTTGTGAACTCAacgtgtttgtttttttttatcacgatACATGATGTGGTTTCAGCACCAAGATTTGCTTCTATGTGTTTGTCATTAATGGATATTTTCCATTCGTTTTTGTGTATGTTGATTCTTTGCAGCTTCCATGGTTAAAGTTACACTATAGACCATCTGGTACCATTCTTGCTTTTGATTGTTTGCTCTAAATCTCCAGGTACGTCACGTCGTTTGGgttattcattcattcttcaATCTGATAGAAAATCATGAAATTTATCAGAGTATTTATGTTTGTATTTCGTATACCTTGAACTTATGGGACCGAGTCTCGATGACGTCCTTTACTACTGTAGTGGCAAGTTTTCGCTAAAATCGGTTTTGATGTTGGCTGATCAGATGgtaatcattcattcatttcatgACTTGTTACATATTTATAGCAGGAACAcatatcatataagtgcttatgtatatgctatttttataaagaaagataaaataaactcaaactgttttcatataagctgtTTTCGACTGAAAACAGCTTGTGGACATGTAATAAGCTGTTTTCACAAGCTCTTCCAAATAGCCACAGAAAtacttatgtcagtagataaactAAAATAAGTTGATCCATACATAGAATAAGCCTTTTTTATTTCTCTGAATACAGCTTATGAGGATAGAGTTTCTACATTCGAAGGGATTACTGCACAACGATATCAAACCAGATAATTTCCTCATGGGTCTTGGGAAGAAAGCAACTCAGGTAGCTAGCTTAATTAGTATATTTTTTCCTATGTATAATTCCTCTTTATActtccaatttttaatatatgataATTTATGAAATATGTTACCCTCGCAGGTTTGTATGATTGATTTTGGACTTTCAAAAGGATATATGGATCCTATCAGTTACAGGCATATCCCTTACAGGTATAAGAATTTTCTGTTTCAACTTTTCTGTTGCGAGTCTTTTCTCTTGatgaaaattaaattcatttacaTGATAACATGTTAatgaattaaattcattttgaattttggaTTCATTTTTAGTGTCTTATGCCttaatgttttgttttactTTGATAAATTCATCCAGAGAGAACAAAAACTTAACAGGAACAGCGTGTTATGCAAGTTGCAATACTCATAAAGGAATTGGTGAGTACTTAAAGAATTTCGCCTTCTTTATATGTAACCAACAattttctctctaaattttGGTTTTACTTCTTCAGAGCAAAGTCGCAGAGATGATTTGGAGTCTCTTGGCTATGTTCTTTTGTACTTTTTAAGAGGAAGACGTCTCACCCTAATGATTGTACTGTCACCACTTTTTGTGACTATCAGTTGCTCCGAGTTTCTTTAGGTAAATGTAGGGCTTAACTATATGGTTCTTGCATTTTAGCCTTCCTTGGCAGGGTCTGCAAGCTGCCACCAGAatgcaaaaatatgaaaaattttaCGACATGAAGTTCTCAACTCGTGTTGAGGTATGCGCATCTTGTTTCCCCTTGTTACATACTCGCTCCGGAATTGAACATAAGTGAAAAAGTACATCTAAAATAGTTTCGTGACTACAAACTTCTTGTTCTTAGGTACTTTGCAAGTCATATCCCATGGAGTTTGCGTCTTACTTTCATTATTGCCGCTCCTTGTCATTTGATCAACGACCAGATTATGGATATTTGAAGCGCCTGTTTCGTGAATTGTTCACTTCTAAAGGTATTAACTGAATGTTTATCATGCACAAGTAATGATTTGTTTAAGATGTCAATTTGCATAAACGTTGGTTGATTAATTTTGTCTGATTGCCATTAAATGTCATTGTATCATTGTTTGCATAGTTAAGATTAAAGCTGGTCCAAGTCCCGGGCAATTTGGTCTGTGAAGTTGATAATTCTCGATATCATTGGTCCTTCCGAGACAGTTTTattggactaaattgactgttCCAGAAGGTCTTCATACGGTCGAGGGttttaatttcattaatttCAGAGACTGAAGTGTCTGATTCCTACAATTTCAAATACTAAACCGATACGTAATTCAATTCTTATATATACGTCATCTAATAATGCAATTGAATCTTGTTTGGCAGGATATGAGGCTGACTATTTATATGACTGGACGATTTTAAAATATCAGGAGATTCAACAGGCAAAGGAACATAATCTATCAATTGTGCGTGATTCCTTAATTTGCCGAGTTTGAATTTCCATTTTGAAAGTTTGTGAAGATTAGTAAACTTAGTTAGGATCATTGTATAAAGTGTACCTTACACTTATTGTAATCAACTTTTCTCATTGTATCAATTCGAAATAATCAATCTTTCTCTCAATTAGTTTTTCTCTTTGTTGAGCTCTATTATGCTTTGTGAATTTTTGTTTCTGCGTGTTGAAATTGTTATATGGAATCTTGTTTTGAGTACTAAACCTATTTTTCCTTGATCTAACAATTTCATGAAATTTTTTACAATGTTCATGCCATAACTTGAGGGTTAAGATGCATCATAGAAACTACTGCATCTTACACTGGAGGTAAAACGATATAAGATAATGCATTATCTTATattcacaaactttattttattttttttattttgctttataCAAATAACGGGCTACATGTGTCCCATATGCGCTAGCCCGTATTTTAAACTGAATTTTATGATCGGGCTAAAAGTCATAAAAAATAATCGGGCTAATATTTTAAGGTTCAAACTCTATATATATTTGGGTTTGGCAAGACAACCAAACAAGTTAGTCCATTTTAACAGCTCTacctcaaaaaacaaaaattgtgtattttttaaataagaaattgtgtattttctttattatagtTGCAAAACAATTGATAggcaataattattaaaaaatattgtgtattCTCTTTACTACGTGTCTCTTAAATATGATTAGTCAATAAGGATGAAAATTTGACCCATCCACAGTGGGCACCCGGACAAAATACCCGCAATGGGTAGAGTAAAACCCGCATTTGGATACGAGCATTGATATGAGTAATTACCCATAAAAATGAGCGAGTATGGGTGCAGgtatcaatttattttatatcccaccacatacccacataatatatatctatttattttatttatattattatataataatatatgtatatcaattttaaaaaataaaactctatTAAACcttatacatttttaataaaaatgtttatttataagataatgcAAACTCAATGTGAATATatcaacaaatatatgaattttagcaTGAGGTTGgtaatgattttgtttataattttcattagccGACATTAAAAtcgcttaattttttttttaattctcttaaaattatgtgatattttataattgatcgatgAATTTTTCGTAAAAATGCGGGTAGCGGGTACGATATGGATACTTATGTACCCAAGCGGGTATGAGAATGGATACATGTATTTTTTCAACGTGCGGGTATGAGAATAAGTATCATAGTACTCTTACCATACcttacccattgtcatccctaataatcaaaatatttatcataaaataattacacagaAATATTTTCAATGATACATCATAATTTTAATCTAAGTTTTAATCTCCCAAAATTCTTAtcattgatattataaaaatttaattttaaatttaatccaCCCGTGCGAAGCACGGGTATTCGCACGGGTAACACCCTAGTACAATAACAAAACTCTGATgtataaagaaaatatgaatgcATCTCTGACATACGATGGAATGATTCAATCCTTCAACTTAGATTTCAAAGAGTAGCAAACATATATACTTtgcttaaatttatttttcaattttcacttaTAAAAACACGAACGTAAattcacttttaattaaaattacttttacaaaaattaatttaaccAAAATCTAGTTTAGTCATTTTGCCTTTGATCTCACAAACAACACAACAATGAAATGAAAGTAAATAATTTAAGGGTGATACCAgcttaaaatactttttttttgtacatccAACTTAAAATACTCAATAATTAAGGAATTTAAAGATGGAATTTTAcgtcaattatttatttatttttttaatttttagaaattcaattttcaatgtgTTTATTGGACATTGAACATATAtagtttaatataatttcaatttttttataatagtctagtgactagaattttttcttttcaaatatgaataaatggagtgttcGATGTTCGAATTCAGTTAAATTTAACCGTGTATATATACTCTACATCATCGCTAAATTGAAGaaaactagtatccggacccgtgccaagcacggataaaaaatatatttataaaagagttaaaagaaatttttcatctctataaatatttaaaattttacttttagtccctgtattctttttagcatattttagtcctttaaatattttttgtcacaatatttgattcttgtttttttttttttcggcttttcaccaccagttgaatctggttcggggggtcagttctggcatcaagtggttccagccccctcccgatcgcagttgtgggggatcgaaccgcggtcctccctaccaagttcagcaccaatcaccactgaaccaactaacgatcggttGATTCTTGTTTTTAAGTCAACTCATATATACTCTTTGAATTTCTAAAATTGATAATCAATTGAAATGGGTTGAAACCCTAAATTGAAGAAGCTCCGTTTGTTGGTCTCAAAACTCTCTCTGATAGACATTCCTCTCCTCAATCATCGCTCAAATGTCATTCTTAAGGTTCACCTTtcgatcttcttcttcttcttctttttctgtttcCTTCTTAAGGCGATTATACTCTCACTCTCCATTtcatgttaataataataatgctgATGATGCTATTTCCTCATTCAACCGCATGCTTCGTATGAATCCAACCCCATCCATTGTTGAATTTTGCAAGATTTTAGCTTCCCTTGTTAAGATGAAACATTACCCCACTGCTATTTCACTTTCTCACCAATTGGAATTTAATGGAATTAGGCCAGATATTGTTACTTTCAACATCTTGATCAATTGTTACTGCCACGTTCCTCAAATGTCTTTTGCATTTTCTATATTAGCTAAGATTCTCAAGTTGGGTTATCAGCCCAATGTCATAACCTTAAATACTCTTATCAATGGTCTGTGTTTCAACGGTAAGGTCAAGGAAGCACTGCATTTTCACGACCATGTGATTGCACATGGATTTCACCTCAACCAAGTTAGCTACGGGACCTTGATCAATGGACTGTGTAAAATTGGAGAAACAAGGGCTGCCTTGCAAGTTCTAAGACAAATTGAAGGGAAATTGGTCAAACCTGATGCAATGATGTACACCACAATTATTGACAGTTTGTGTAAAGATAAGTTTATAAGAGATGCTTACGATTTATATTCTGAAATGATTGCAAAGAATATTTCTCCTGATGTTTTCACTTACACTTCTCTAATATATGGATTTTGCATTGTTGGTCAATTGAAAGAAGCATTTGATTTGTTCCATGAAATGCCATTGAAAAACATCAACCCAGATGTTTATACTTTTACTACACTGGTTGATGCTCTATGCAAAGAAGGGAAGGTGAAAGAAGCTAAAAATGTATTAGCTGTGATGATGAAAGCAGGCGTGGAACCTGATGTTGCTACATACAGTTCATTAATGGATGGGTATTGCCTAATCAATGAAGTGAATAAGGCCAAAGTTATATTCAACAGTATGGCCCAAAGAGGAGTGATGCCCAATGTTAATTGCTATAGTGTCGTGATTAATGGGCTgtgtaaaattaaaatgatggaTGAAGCCACGAATCTCTTCAAAGAAATGCAAAACAATAAGATTATTCCTGATACAGTAACTTACAGTTCTCTAATTGATGGTTTGTGCAAATCAGGGAGAATCTCTCATGCTTGGGAGCTTCTTGTTGAGATGCAAGATAGGGGTCAACCTGCCAATGTAATCACT
It contains:
- the LOC123905927 gene encoding uncharacterized protein LOC123905927 isoform X2 is translated as MDGFGFHFHSFAFSLSLSLSLSLSLSLSLSLSLFLCCLFWGCLRWLVGLSQTGCKDLGGNWLSEFVLIPSAGKNFLAFQGQGYKDLGGDWLSEGMVLLDAKGGKIHTTVRKQLLYLFQRKLEERLVYVLFVVDAKDLILILCFISSFHG
- the LOC123905927 gene encoding uncharacterized protein LOC123905927 isoform X1, giving the protein MDGFGFHFHSFAFSLSLSLSLSLSLSLSLSLSLFLCCLFWGCLRWLVGLSQTGCKDLGGNWLSEFVLIPSAGKNFLAFQGQGYKDLGGDWLSEGMVLLDAKGGKIHTTVRKQLLYLFQRKLEERLVYVLFVVDAKLPWLKLHYRPSGTILAFDCLL
- the LOC123904810 gene encoding casein kinase 1-like protein 3, with translation LSEYLCLYFVYLELMGPSLDDVLYYCSGKFSLKSVLMLADQMLMRIEFLHSKGLLHNDIKPDNFLMGLGKKATQVCMIDFGLSKGYMDPISYRHIPYRENKNLTGTACYASCNTHKGIEQSRRDDLESLGYVLLYFLRGSLPWQGLQAATRMQKYEKFYDMKFSTRVEVLCKSYPMEFASYFHYCRSLSFDQRPDYGYLKRLFRELFTSKGYEADYLYDWTILKYQEIQQAKEHNLSIVRDSLICRV
- the LOC123905928 gene encoding pentatricopeptide repeat-containing protein At1g12300, mitochondrial-like gives rise to the protein MSFLRFTFRSSSSSSFSVSFLRRLYSHSPFHVNNNNADDAISSFNRMLRMNPTPSIVEFCKILASLVKMKHYPTAISLSHQLEFNGIRPDIVTFNILINCYCHVPQMSFAFSILAKILKLGYQPNVITLNTLINGLCFNGKVKEALHFHDHVIAHGFHLNQVSYGTLINGLCKIGETRAALQVLRQIEGKLVKPDAMMYTTIIDSLCKDKFIRDAYDLYSEMIAKNISPDVFTYTSLIYGFCIVGQLKEAFDLFHEMPLKNINPDVYTFTTLVDALCKEGKVKEAKNVLAVMMKAGVEPDVATYSSLMDGYCLINEVNKAKVIFNSMAQRGVMPNVNCYSVVINGLCKIKMMDEATNLFKEMQNNKIIPDTVTYSSLIDGLCKSGRISHAWELLVEMQDRGQPANVITYNSLLHALCKNHHVDKAIALVKKIKDKGIQPDMHTYNILMVGLCKQGRFLDAQVIFNDLLIKGYNVTVPTYNIMIHGLCSEGLFDDAESLLLKMEDNGCVPNAITYEIIILALFENDENDKALKLLHEMIGSGLM